GAAGAGCCCTAGCTCGGGGGGCTGTGTAAGGAGCTTGTGTGTTGCAACCCAcacaaggggttggactagatgaccttctggggtcccttccaaccctgatattctatgattctaaccccgCCCCCCCGCACTGTAACAGGAGGAGGCCTGTGCTCAACCCCCACTTCAGAGCCTGCACAGGCCCCCAGGAGAAGGGGGGCAGACAAACGAGGCAGGACTCATTTAACTTCCACAGCTCCTCCTGCAACCGCTCAGCCACCAGCGACACTCCTGCGACAGACAGCGCCCAGGGAAAAggctgcagcagcatttcagatTGCCTTGCACGAGTCGTATCCCCCCACCCTTGCTAAACCAGAAGTTTCCCCCAGTCTTCTCAAGCAGAAAGCTCAGGCTTCTGCAGTGGTTTGTCCTTTTAATGTGCAAGCCGCTTTCCTTAGATGTATCGTTCCGTTTTCCATGCCCTTAGCTACAAGGGCTCTGCGATTCTGTCCACAGATTATTTTGAGACGAGAAAGGACCACTTTGGTTAATGATATAAAGCAGTGGTGATTTTTCATCTGTACAGTAGATAAAAGAACGGAAGGGGCATTTAAATAATTAGCACTTAAGCAGATACATCAAGGTCCCTCCACAAAACTCTTCTTACCCTAGTCTAGCAAAGAGGAACATGCTTTTTAAACAGATTAAGGCTGATgattacaagaggaaaaaaagttgATTTCTATATTATCTATTGGGGGAATGCCACAAAATGGTAACAAATCCTACCTCCTTTCCTAATACACCAAGGTCAAAATATATACTCATGCCATAATTACCACATTGAGCCTTTAGAGCCTGTAGCAAAAGTACAGATTGAGCATGCCAGGAAAGTTGGTTACAGATATAACTACTTTGATTGTTGCTTACAATATTAAGCCTATTTAGATTTAGACTTGCCAAACATTAACCCCTATGTGTACAAGAGTAGCCCATTGTCAGATGTGTCCTTCAAACAACATAGCTGTACTCCAATATGATGAGGCTATATAAGAACTAACCTGATTATGAATGTGttaaaattaagtattttttaACTGCTAAGGGTTTAGATAGCATCCCATTAACACTTGGATTCAGTCACAAAGCTCTGAAACCTTAAACAGGATGCCATGGTGGGGGAAAACCAACATTTGTAGAAAAGTGACCATGGGCTTCAAGAAGATAATTTGTTAGCACAACTCCCCACAACCACTAAAGAAACAGCAAATGCAAACAGATTGATATTGTTATACTAGTCAGCAAACATGACTCCATTcctaagacacacacacacaaaaaacccatcCAGGCTTtccaggaaagggaaaaaaaaatttaagccaGAACAGCAAGACATGTAAACTAACCACAGAGCTGATTTTCCTGAAGTGACCATGTTCTAGGTTTGATGTGTGGTGCTGTAAGAGCTGTGTTGTCAGTATTGTACCTTTAAGGCCTGGACCACggtgtgtgggaggggtcagctgctactctgaaaccaagaaaGGAGGGGGCTTAGGTGCTCTGTCTAAAAAAGCTAACAAATCAGAAAGAgtttttcagagaactttctCACTATAATTTGATGGTTAGCTTATTTTCTGCTTGCCATTCTATTCCAATTAAAGCCAGGGTAATTCACTTAAGACAATCAGTAGCTTATTGGATTCTCCAGCCATAAAGCTTGATCAGCAAGATGCAACTTGCTGTTCCTATAAAACAAGAATTGCTTTgatttacaaacacacacacaagcgctccttaaaatacatttctttttaatttggacGTTGATAGCTCTGCAAAATACTTCTCCCAGTCCCTTTTCCACAATTAATCATAAATATACTCACTCTGCACCCACATTAGGTTTTTTGTAAAACTTTCACAAGACTCGAAGATCCACCCTCCGACTTACTCTCCCCAAGAAGTCTCACCTTGTTAGTTTTCTTTCACCACAATGCAACATAATTAAGAGCATTTCCTCTTAGCTTAAAcagtttcagaagaaaaaaaacccaagcaaaTCAAGGCTTTAGAGAATAAAAGCTTCTCCTTTCCTGAATGTAAGACAATCCTTTAACATTTTTCCATTCCTTTGCAACTTTTGGATTTCAGCTGAAATATGCTTtatgtgagggggaaaggagccccTTCCATCCCAAATCCCTCTCAAAAACATCAAGTCTCAGTGGTTTAGGAAACACATTAGGAGAGCTTCCTGATTATTAGATGACTCCAGGGACCTCCTGCAACCTGGTTTCTGCATGTGGCCACCACAATGTTTAGAAAGTTAAAGCCTAACCATAATTGCCACAAAAATGTCATAGTGAGGGGTCGGGTATCAGTGACAATATTGCACACCGCTCCAGAGGCACAGAAACAACTAACGGATTAAAAGTATTTgcaaatttaatttttgttaaaaagGGTCTAAGGAGGCATTAGCGCAGATGGGCCTGATCAGTTTTAGTTTGGAAAACTGAGAAAAATGTTCCATTCATATTTTGTGGCCAGAACCACCACCTCTGAAATAGGACAAACCCATCCCAGTGCACAGGAGTAAGCCAGCAGCCCTTGTACTGCCAAGGTGCCTTATTCAAGTCATTGTGTCATCAGAATAGCAGACCTAGACAAGACACCTCTCACCCACCCTGTCCTCTGGCTGTTATCGGAGATCATTTCAGCATTTGTCTTCTAGCCATCTTTTAACTCCATCATTGCTATCAATCAAAACCTACAAGAAGTTCCCTCATCCTTCACCTTTTTTTAATACACCAGGTGGTTTCCCATCTAACCTTTAAGATGGAAACCGACTCCTTGCCTGTTTAGGCAACTTTTCCCAAATTTGTCTTCAAGATGGGGTACAGCTAGGATAAACAGGGCCACAGGACAAAGCTTTGAATACTATGTCACCGAGCAGGCTAAACCGGTTCATTTTCTTAAGCAAAATAAACCAAGTTCCCAATGTAGAATATACAAAGTGAGCCCACTGAGACCTGAATGCTTTCCCATTAAGGCTTGAACAATCAGCTCAGCCTCTGCAAAATACAATACAGATACTGTGAAAAGGaaaagttagttaaaaaaaacaGCTTAGCACTCAATAAGTGAAGGGCTTTGCTTTTTGATTGCAAGTggcaaacattcttaaaaaatgATCTGCTCTCTTGGAACAAATCTCCCTTTTCTTAatagctccccccctccccataaaACAGCCAGAAAAAAGCATGGTAAGTTGTCCCACGAAAGCCCTGCACGCATAGAGCGTCATATTAAATATACAACTGATGCcaacttttaaaatgtctttaaaaaaccctccccccacacatacacgcGTACACTTTGGCACACAAGCCGTAAGTTATTTCACTTGAACGTTTCAAAGTTGTAGGACAGCCActgttctttttgttgtttttctcgtTTTGCCTGGTATAAAGATAGCAAGCAGTGATGTTGGTGGAGCACGAAGAGTAGGTACAAATGCTAAACAGTTCACTATCATTTCTGCAATGCTGCTAAACACTTGTACCAGGATGATTTTTCCAAAGCTGCTGGTTaattacatacatatatataaaaactaaTGTAGACATTCACTGTTTTCAATGTGAAAACAGTAAAATGTAATTCTGAATAATTGTGCATTTGCCATAGGGTCCTTGGGAAGAGGaaccataaaaatattttttttattaaaagtcttttttatttttttacccttAAGTAAAGAGCAAATATACACTTAGTAAGCAGAGCTCAGATCCACTTCTACTGAGGGCCTGGAAGTCTTTACGTTTAATCTATTCCCCGTGGCATATTGAGACAAAGGAACAGCTTGCAGCTCAGAAGTGGCTAGCGTTCCTGAGAGATCTACAGCTCCGGCTAACCTCATTAGCCAGTACGAGCTGGAGATTCATTAGGTCTTCAAGACTTGTCTGTCTCAGCCAAATGCTTCTGTAGAGGACTCTCCAGATCAGCAGTTCTCTCCGCTAGGCAAAGCCTCGCAAATGCATCGACACGCCCAGGCTCTGGAAGCGGCAGCGCTGTCAGAGCGACAAATGTGAACGGCCACCGTTCTTTGTATTTCAACCCATACTAGGACGTAACACGAAACCAAAAGTGCTGAGCTTATGTTTTCTTATTACTCAGAGGAAAAGGTCTTGATTCCAGCTAGGACCAAACTTCCAGAAGGGGGTCAGGAGGAATTTCAGTGATAAAGAAACTAGCTGTGCAAAAAGAAAGTGCATTTAAAGGTAGCTTTAAAACCAGATTAAAGATCAAATTGCCACTTGGCAGGAGGGAGACTCCAGCTCCTGCAGCCATGCTCCTTGGATCAGATGGGCTGACATTCATGCTTTCTTTCACAAGTCCGTTGGGCAGAAGAGAAGTGCGTGTCCCCCCCACTCCGACAGGGACACATCTCTTGTGGCAGATCACGCTCTCTCCTGCCCGTGTTGTTTTCACTTGGTATCATTCTGTCCACCTGTCATCGGAACTCATAAATGGGTGCACTGTGCTCAGGGACATGAGTTAGATTCAGAGACTGATACCTGAGAGGAAGGAAAAACAGGGAAGATAATGATAAGAGACAATGAGCCATTTCCCCTTCCAACCGTTCCCTGAGCCCGGCATCCGTTCAGCTGGTTACACGTTTTAAGGATCTGACCATTCGACTTCAGAATGGAAGCAAGCTCTAAAATGTGCCTCTTCGATTGAATTCTGATTTTCAGCCCCATCACTGTGGATTGTCTACAGCTGGTTGTATTTTGCTGCAATTCACAAAACGCTTTTAAATTAACGTTGACGCATTCATTACATCCGGAGAGAAAAAGCTGCACCCGCATCAAGGGCTCTCAAACTCTTAGACTGTTCCATTCATCGCTGTGCACACTTCCCCACCCATTTGAAATCACTTAACAGCTCTGGCCGTTGCTTACTTTCCTAATATTGCTAAAAATATAGGGCTAATAGTCTTTTCAAGCTATCTAGCAAAGGAGAGGCAGCGCCTTAGGACTTGCCTGCTCACCATGGGTCCTTGGCAGAGGCTCTGCAGACTGGGAAGCACCGACCTGAATGAAACCTGACTGAAGGTTGTAACAGCAGAACTGTTAGTTACAGGAACACTCTTCACTCTCTTTTCAAAAGGTCCTCCTCCACAGATGCCTGCTTTGCAGTTGgtcccacccagggcagatgcAGAGTGTTGAGTGCATGGAAGCTCAAGTTAGAGGAGACTAGCAGAACAAGAATTATAGGAGAGGCCAATCCTGCAGCGGTGATACTGTACTACTGTTCCCCactcagccctccccccccccacccaaacctcTTTTACCCTAGCATGGGAGCAAGTATGTGAGAGGCTTGTGACTTGCTAATGCCGAGGACACAATCTTACCAAGCCCACAGGCAGCCTCCGCCCCACTGCTCAGGAGAGCACCTTACTCTGCCCCTTGCTAGATGCATGGTGGACCAAGGCCGCAGCAGTGCAGCACAGCCGTGGCCAGCAGTTTGGCTCCGGAAAGAATCCCTTGCACGGTGGTTCCTCTATTCCGTCCTCATGAGCTACAGATTTCTCGATAGTAAAGATGGAGGGGGGCTAGCTGTTCAGGAAGCCCGCACCTGCTGTATGTGTGGAATTACTGAAGGGGTCAAGTTAGCAGCTACTCACCACCAGGCTTGACATCAGTTATTGGGATGGTGTTACCAAGATGGGGGTATTAATGTAGGGACAGCTCTACAGCCAGTAAGAAAACCCTATTCACAGTATCTAACTGTGCCCCCAAAGCCTCAGCATTGAGCAAGAGCcaagtccaggaagcagccatgAGCCCATGACTTTGACCTGCTCGTGAGCCCTGCAACCAAGTGACTGACACTGGGCGTCAGCACACCATGCTAACAGGGCAAGTGGGGAAGGGAAAACATTCAAAAAGTCAGTCCTGAAGAGGTTAAAAGTGAATCGCCAGCATCACAGAGACAGTATTTTAATCTCAAGATGCCGAGTGTTCTTCGCTATACTATCATGTGTAATACAAGTCATGGCTTCCTCTCAACAGCCAGCAGCTGAAGAATGAGTCACTCGTGTAGCATACAGTAAGTATGATGCCAGACAAGcagaaggagggaaagaaaagctttTGACATGTAGCAATAGCACTTAGCAGCAATTCACCAGCAGCTGCCGGATCTCTCCGCTTCAGATCTTTTGACCTTGATTTTACCGTGCTCCATGgctagtgacaggtgtgtgaacGGGCAGAGCTGTCAGACAGAGCGACAAGCATGACACCACTTTTGGTGCGGGCACCTACAGCTGACCTAACCACACACCATATAGAAACTCTCTCTCCATGCCAGCCTGAGTTTCAGATGCCAGGGGCTGTGAGTAGGACTGGTGGAACATTGTTCTTTCATAGCACAGTAAGGTCCTACCTCCAATCCCAGGGCTGTGAAGTGATAGCCCGGACACCACTAGCATCCTTCAGCCTGAAGAAGGGAAGGAAGCTCCGCTTACCATTCTGAACTCCTGTGGTAGTAATAACCCTCTATAGATGCTGCAGACTTCTGGAAGCTGATGTAATAAAACCCAGCAAAAGAAGCTCCGCTGATGTCTTTGATCGTGTGATCTGGGACTAGGAACTGCTCCTGCACAAAAGATAACAAGGGTTTGTATTTAAAATGGGTTTGAACCTTTGCCTCCCAGAAGTCCTGGGGTGCACATCTGCACTTGTTATAAGTCAGAGGGGTCGAGCTCTGGAAATCAATAGAGAAAGATGTCAAGTGAGTATTTTGTAACTGTGAACTCATGTTAGTCATACCAGCATGGACCAAAGGGACTATTCAGCAGGTATATAGTGACCATTGTACCCTTTCAGAAGATCTCCATTACGACAgtcttaaagggacattgtccaTTTGCAACCCAATGTTTTTAAAGAGCACATTAGAAGTCATTTCAGCTTTCACCTGCCAATTTGTGGTTtgacaatcacattttcctgtttttaaagacAGTGGTTTTCTCCCCCTGTAACAGCATGAAAGACCCACATAAATGGGAAGGAACAGATTTAGTTACCCAGTGGAAACAACGAAATTGGCTATACAGTGCGTCAAAAAACACACAGCCCAAAAAGTCTCTCTTATTCCTTCCAGCTACCTACATGTGCTGAGTGGTGCAGAATAACTCGACAGAAGTgccattttaaagatgtttatgtCTCTCTCAAGCAAGGATGGACAAATCCTTAGTGCTGCTACAAACACCCCCTTCCCAGAAGCTCATTCTGTATGCAGTGCCCATGCATTTCATGTTCTAAGTGTTGGCAGTTTCATACCAGCTGGCGGGGgcggcgagagagagagagagaggaggaaacacATCCACAGGAAGTTTTTTACCTTCCACCTCATGAAGACATAGTCCCCGTTCTTCAAATCCTCGTAATCAAAATCATCCGAGTTAAATGTTTTTGCATATTGGTAAAAGGCCTGGAATTTCCCCTGAAAgcacaggaaaaacaaaaatcaattccTAGAGCACAGCTGGCTTTCAGTTAGCAGAGTTTATGAAGGGAAGAACGTGTTAGCAGGTAAGAGTCTCTGGGAACTGCACCCTGCAATGTCAGGAATAGGAATTGATGATCCagtaggattttttgttttgtctccaGGTTTGGCAACTGCAGTGAAGATGGTAAGGGATTGCTGCTGTGACTTGCCAGCAGAGGGCCCAGTAGAAGTGGTGGCTTTTGATATGGGTGCCTGCCCTGGATCAAGGCAAGCTGGCTAGTTAGTCTGGCTTGAATCTATCACACAATAAGGCCTTACTCCAGGTGTGGTCCCATCAGCCCAGAAGATCATATCATTCGTTCTCAGGAACAGATCAGAGATTTTGGCTGGCAGCACTTGTAAAGTCTGCAAAGAAATCCTCTAGCCAAGCCACGGAAGGTCAGAACTGACATTCCTgatctatgggcttgtctacgtgGGTGATTCTTGCACGAACATAGCAGCACAGATGTCACTGCACTGCTGGAAATCACTAGTGCTGCACTTGGGTAAAGAGCGACTTTTGCCAGAGGAGCTTCCCCTAGTTTCAAACCAGCTGAGTCATGCTGGTGCCAGTCACTTTTTTCACCAGTTCAGTGTGTCCACACCAGggctttgcactggtgcagcaacATCAGTGAAGCTACATCAGTAGGGGtgaaaaaaagcaaaggaaagaatCCCTACAGGAGAAAGCAACCAGGAGAAAAGCCAAAAGAGAACTTTCCAGGCTGTCTTTGTATATCAAGAACAAAGATACATCACAACAAAGCCTTAActgtttcttctttaaaaaaaaccctccgcATATCCCCTTTAAACAGgtaatgtgtttggggtggttttaGATCTCTAGTTGGTTGCCAATATGTTTAATTACCCAGTGTTTACGATCGACGTCTTCATCTGCATCCCATTTCCGCGTTAAGAAGGGGTGCTTTTTACTGATTATTTCCCCTTCAAAGAAAGTGGTAAGGGTCGGGTATTCCTAGGAGGAGGGTAAAAAAGATTAAAGATTAAGGAATTTtgccaacaaaaaaacaaaaacccggGCCCTATACAGGAGAGGACACACTCAGATACTGGCGAGCATTTCAGCAAAGAATGACACATCAGCACCAAACCCCCTAAAGTGGTCGGAGAGTTCGGTCTGATGTCCCCCCTCTCTCTGCTTTGCATCTTATTTTATCCCGCTCCATACACTTCTAACGGGGTGCCCCTTCCCATCTCTCTTCCATAGCTCATTTCTTCCCTTCATCTCTCCTACACTGGTCCCCTTGCCCACAATCTGTCTGCTGACTCCCCACACCTTTAATTTGCTCCTTGAGAAGGGATCAGAGGCTATggtgaaattaaagaaaaaggtgACAGATCAGCCAAAGACATACAGAAGAATTAGGCTGGATGGGCTTCCCCTGCTCGCGTACATTGAAACTATGGTCTATTTT
The Lepidochelys kempii isolate rLepKem1 chromosome 10, rLepKem1.hap2, whole genome shotgun sequence DNA segment above includes these coding regions:
- the GID4 gene encoding glucose-induced degradation protein 4 homolog; this translates as MPVRSECCCPGGARGRGAAASLVPPPPINTAQPGVATSLLYSGAKFRGQQRSKGNAYEVEVVMQHVDMENSYLCGYLKIKGLTEEYPTLTTFFEGEIISKKHPFLTRKWDADEDVDRKHWGKFQAFYQYAKTFNSDDFDYEDLKNGDYVFMRWKEQFLVPDHTIKDISGASFAGFYYISFQKSAASIEGYYYHRSSEWYQSLNLTHVPEHSAPIYEFR